In Fragaria vesca subsp. vesca linkage group LG1, FraVesHawaii_1.0, whole genome shotgun sequence, the sequence CAAGACAACTAAGCCGCCCTTCATCCCAAGGAACCAAGCTTAAACCGACACATCAACATAAACCCTATTGTCATGGTGCTACATATGGAGCCCTTACCGGCCAGAAGTAACTTGTTCTTGCTGGGAGGAACTTTCATCATAATTTCTTGTTAAGCAAGTCTTCTATCAGACCCTTGTGCCACACATCCTCCATCCAACCAGCTCATTTAATTCGAGACAAGTTTAGTTTTAAGAATTTAAGATGATTTATTTTCGTTGATAAGTCAGACATGTCCGTTATAATTAATTTAAATTTTTTTTTTCTGTTGTTTGGATTTGTTTCTAATGTGGCCAAGGTCCAAGGCTTGTCCTCGCCCCATAAATCCCTACTTATTTCTTCTTTGTTTTTTTGTTAAAAATAAAAAAATTACATTAAATAGAAGAGATAGCATGGTATGTAATTTCATCATTATTCCACACTTTAATTTGATGTCAGGTCTCCGATTAATGGCTCCCTGCCTCTTCTTCTGGACTGGTCTAATTCTAACATTGATGTTCATCTTGAAGGGCCAAATCGACCAGTTGCTAGCTCACTTTCTTCATGGCCAATGGAGTTTGATGCAGAAAACTTGATCAGCCATTCGAGAAGAAAAGTCAGGTTGCATGCAAAGCCAGTGACCAGAGCCACGGTGACATTTCTTCTTCTCCATCTTCTACTGATCAATGGGCTTTGGATTCAGTCATGGATATGATGCTCACAGGTTAATTGCAACAACTTCGGATATTGTCATGATTATTACATCCAAACTCCAAAGCAGGCCAAAACCCAATCCCGATACTTAATTTGTTGTAAATGACTTCGATCTCCTAGGCCTGGCTTCCCCTGCCAAAACCTGCCATGCTACAAAATCGGAGGCATGTGTGTCTCGCTAAGCATTTTGATTCCAGTCCATTTAAACTTTCATTCAGAAACCCTAGACCTCAGATCATTCTTAGCTAGCTTCAGCCATCGATCACCTTGTTTAACTTGCATACTAGTTCAACAATGTGCATCCAAGCATACTTATGATCTTGTTATGGAGAAGGTCTTTCATTTCGCCATATCTAAGACCTCGCCGGCCAAGTGTATAAGTTTCCCAAATCTGTTCAAATGTAGTATGATACGATGAGACAACTTAACAAACACTACTTTTTTGTATCATGCACGTTAAGTAGGACAACATACTCGACGATGGTTTACAGATAAACATACCAACAAGAAACAGAGAAATAGTTACGATAGATAACCAAATTTAATCCTTTCGAGTTTCTTTTAATGAATCCGTGTTTTGAGTTTTACACCAACTCTATCATCGAAATATCGAATTAGGGTTGTTACATTTTCTATTTTAAGAGCTTGTGTTGTCAATGATGCCGACGGTGGAGTCATACTCATTCCAAGGTTGATGAATGATATCATATAACCTTGTTGCCTAAATTATAACCTGGTCTTCTTCTTCTTCCATCATGTGTAAAGTAGGCGCCATCTTCATCACACCCAACAAACAAGTTTTTTTTTTTTTTTTTTTTTACAAAGGACACACCCACCCAATTAACGTGGAGGAATATCATACCTAATTTGAGCTAACGGACAATTACGTGGAGTTAAATATTAAGAATAGTAAATNNNNNNNNNNNNNNNNNNNNNNNNNNNNNNNNNNNNNNNNNNNNNNNNNNNNNNNNNNNNNNNNNNNNNNNNNNNNNNNNNNNNNNNNNNNNNNNNNNNNNNNNNNNNNNNNNNNNNNNNNNNNNNNNNNNNNNNNNNNNNNNNNNNNNNNNNNNNNNNNNNNNNNNNNNNNNNNNNNNNNNNNNNNNNNNNNNNNNNNNNNNNNNNNNNNNNNNNNNNNNNNNNNNNNNNNNNNNNNNNNNNNNNNNNNNNNNNNNNNNNNNNNNNNNNNNNNNNNNNNNNNNNNNNNNNNNNNNNNNNNNNNNNNNNNNNNNNNNNNNNNNNNNNNNNNNNNNNNNNNNNNNNNNNNNNNNNNNNNNNNNNNNNNNNNNNNNNNNNNNNNNNNNNNNNNNNNNNNNNNNNNNNNNNNNNNNNNNNNNNNNNNNNNNNNNNNNNNNNNNNNNNNNNNNNNNNNNNNNNNNNNNNNNNNNNNNNNNNNNNNNNNNNNNNNNNNNNNNNNNNNNNNNNNNNNNNNNNNNNNNNNNNNNNNNNNNNNNNNNNNNNNNNNNNNNNNNNNNNNNNNNNNNNNNNNNNNNNNNNNNNNNNNNNNNNNNNNNNNNNNNNNNNNNNNNNNNNNNNNNNNNNNNNNNNNNNNNNNNNNNNNNNNNNNNNNNNNNNNNNNNNNNNNNNNNNNNNNNNNNNNNNNNNNNNNNNNNNNNNNNNNNNNNNNNNNNNNNNNNNNNNNNNNNNNNNNNNNNNNNNNNNNNNNNNNNNNNNNNNNNNNNNNNNNNNNNNNNNNNNNNNNNNNNNNNNNNNNNTTATGTTGATTCATTGAAATACTATCAATTCTAATACCGTCCTAAATTCATGTACAAGTTCCTACTATTACTTGGTTAAAGTACTTAATCAAGTTCCATGCAGGAATTGCCAAAAAAACAAAAAAAACAAAAAAACAAAAAAAAAGTTCCATGCAGGAGGGTTGGATCGATGAAAATATCCACACACGCATGAATTAAGTTTTTGAGATGAAAACATCTATCACTCATACATATGCTAAATTTGCTATGATGTATACATAATTCCATATCACATCCTCACGTGCATTTCGCGTGGCTCAAAATCCATATAATGTTTAACTATGATGGACGGGAGGATTGCAGGATTTTGTTCTTCTAAATTAAGTCGTTTCTCAAATCGTCTTTAACCTTATAAACAAAGCAACGATTGGTGATGACTACTGTGGATTATTGTAGCTATCTAAATATTACCAATTTGTGAGACGTGTACTTTATGTGCATGCAAAGGTAAGGTTTCTACTTGTTAATTTGTTTATACATCCTGTGTTTTCTTTCACATTCCTTTTGTCTGGTGCACCACGTGTGATGTAACATGCCGTTTCTAAAGGATGAGCAAGCAAGAAAATTGTAAAGAAGAAAAACAAGTTGGTCTGCCAAAGGTTTGGTTTTGAACCCAGTTGCTCACTGCTTGTGAGACAAAATTCAATCGGAAATGGTTTTCTTTTTCGTTGTTAGTCTTATCCCATTTCGGTTCCATAGATTATTATCGCTTTTTGTTATTTCTGATTGTGTAAAAGATCGGTTTAGAATGGGGACGGATACTTTGATCTTGTTCCATGTATGAACTCGCTTTCTTAAAGCTAGTTCATTCTTGACTGAGAGAGAGGTTGGTCCTTGAAGCTTGAAGGTGGTAAATTCTGATCAACTTCTTAAAGATGGAATTCAAAACATAGTTTAATGATAACAGCTAGAGTCAGCACATATGTTTAATTAAGCTCGATCCAATTACATAGATTTTACTCTTGTAGGATGAAATTAAATCACAACAATTGATGGTAGAAAATTGGAATGTATGTACCGCTGTTCTTCCAGTTTTAATATTTCATAAATTTTGAATTTAAAATGGGACTCTGAAAGGGGTTAATAAAATGAGGTTCAGCCTCAGATATTGAAATCAAGCTAAGAAACATTCTGGAACTCTTGATTTTTTGCATTATTGTATTTGTATATATAAATGCGAAACCATTTACCAACTGGGCAGCCTTCGATCTGTTTTACAGCTTTAGGCATACAAAAAGAAAGACGAAATCGATCATAGGATTCGCACCAATTTCTTTTAAGATATATTTTTGATCTGTTTTTAAACCTGAATTTATATATAGTTTTTAGTTGTAGTCAACAAAGTGAGAAAATCTCCTCTTCTCCTATCGCGCGCTCACATCCATCACATGACTATTTATATGTATGTCTTCAGAAATTGGAGGTGTACATATATGACCGCCAACTAGGTAGAATTTAAAGCTAAGCTAGAGGATTTCATTTGGAATACACATCTTTTATAACAACTTTGTATCATTTTATTAGTTCATCACTGCATGTTTTCAACATGCCTTCAACTACGAGTTGTGTAAATATCACTATTTTTTCAATGGAGGATCGTGTAAATATCACTTAGCCTATACCGGCAGAAACACAAAATTGATGTAAGAATTTAAGGGTACGTAAAAGACATGAAGCTAATATGTCTGGTTAATTCTTACCGTATGTTTATCTAGCTAATATCGATAATCCTTAAATGTAAAGACCACATTTCTTTCTATATATTGCTCAATGATATCTAAAACTAAACCAGTGTTTAGTCTACATCTTCATCACTTCACAGTAACTACTATATAGGAAGGCGTAGACTAAACACTGTAATTTTGATAGAACACATGAAGTTAATTACCTTATGATAAAAAATAAAAAAAGTACGTACTGTGAGGATGAAAATATTTGGTGTTTGGGTTAATTACAAAATGGCCATGATCTGTCGCTAGCCAAGAATTATATATAGAAACTAATTAAGAAGCTGCACATGATCGACCGATCGAACCGCATGCAGCATTGCAGTGTGTGTCTTTCTGCTGCTCTTGAAAAAACGAAAGCAGAGAAAGCCCTAGACGAAGCAATGAGGTGTCCCTATCTCTCTTCTCTTTCTGTCGCTCTCAGCAAAATGAACGAGCTGGGCGTGAGGCCACGTCTCACTCAAGTAAACCCTAAGTGATGCCATATTTAATTACTTGCAACTTTTATATATATTAGTCAGTGTTTTTAGTTCAAATAACAGAAGCGTCAAAACCTAGTTTGCTGGGTTGCTTGTGTAGGTCAAAACTCTACGTCTTGTGTAATTTTATGCGAGGATTCGTTTCGTATGTATGACCAGTCCGAATCAGTAGCGCTATACCCTCGTAGAGGGCAATAGTTTTTTTGTTTTTTTTGGGTAGATTAATCGAGTATTTGAGTTAAAACTAAAACCTACTAGGGAGCTGGATTAAGGATATATAGCTAGGTTAATTAATTAGCCTAAATCTTGACCAAGACGGTAATTTAGTCAAAAGCTAGCTAGCAACAATGAGTTGATGCTCATGAATGGATTGAATGCATGCCATGTAGTTGATTAATGATCACTTGAGCAATTTCACAGGAGCTTGTGTGTATCTTTGAGTCCAACCTCTAATTGATTTGATATTGGAAAAAAAAAACATAAAATTCTACGGAATGAAGTTCATTTGTGAAATAAATGACCAGAAGTTGATAAAATAAATTTGACTCGATTTCAATTGGGTCGTTTACACAAGTCATTGTTATTTTTCTTTTATTATTATTATTATTTTTTTTTTTTTGCTTTCACTAAACTTCATGTGTCAAAGTATTGATGAAAATGCAACCATCAATTGACTCCCTCAAAAATAAAATTCAAAGTGTGACACCATTTATTAATCTCATTCCTAAAAACCATATCTTAAGCTAGCTAGCGTACGTATGTGCTTTACAAACAACCAAATTCATCTCTTTAATTTGAACCCAAGATTGGAATACAAGGAAGTTCTGTACAGCCGTGTTGAAGATTGAACATGTTCAGGTACCCGTATCAATATTGAAGTTCACAGACGTTTCGAAGTTCTGGTGATCGAGTGTAATTTGTGACAAGGATGAGGAACACTAGGTACACTCTCAAAAGGAAAGAGGAGCTCCTGTATTTAGGTTTCTTGCTGATATGCCCTACGGTCACCACCCATTGTAGCCTTGGCTAGTCCTCCATGATCATTCATAACAAAAGATCGAGCTAGCTAGCTGTTTGTTTATGGTCAAACTTTTCTAACGAAGTCCCTCAAAATAGCAATATAAACAATCTTTGGCAGACAAATCGTTTAAACGAAGCAATGCTAGATTACATATGCAATTACACTGTACATGCATAAGCGTGATTTGAGTGATTTTACCTTGAGTTACCATCAACCCCGTGCGCGTAAAATCCGAAACTGTTGTCCCTCCACAGACAAAACCCCACTTCTTATGGCCACTATTCCCAGACACTAGTAAAAAAATATGACCTAGATATTGACTAGTAAAAATAGAATAACAGCTTCTTGAGAGATTTACTGGATGGTGGCTACATCGTAGGTAAATATATGCTTTTTTACAGGTACGGGTTTAAACAAATTAATCTGCCAAAATCACTGCCCTTAAAAGCTGGGATCAAATTATTTCACAGAGAGGAAGCAAACCCAGATGATCAGGCTCATTGTTTCCCGGTTTTTTGGTCACTTGTCTCGCACTCCTTTCATTTCTATCCCAAAATTTAGAATTTGCTTTATTCCTTCTTAGTTTGTCACTTATTATAGCAGCAAAAAAGTTCTTAATCGGCTATACGTACATACAGGACAGCAGCACTGTTGACAGTTCACTGTTGCATTGACCAATCAAAGATGGTGTGTAATTAACTTGTAAAAATGTTACTTTGGTGAAACATTACGTCCCCCTTCGGGTATACCTTGCATCGTTGTACAATCAATCTTTGAATCTAGTGCAAATTAACAGGATTTGAAATAGATCTTCTTTTATTTTTTGAGTATTTCACAATCAATCTATGCTCGACATAGTATATGTTTTGAGGAAATAAATGAAAATCCTCTCACATTAATAAACAACTTCAAAAATCCTCATAACAAAATCTCAATGCAATGAGTCGTAAGCTTTCCAAATAAACTTTGATGACACAACTTAATAATTTATTTCCAAAATTTAGATAAGATTTGGACCGTCCCTTTGAAAAGTATATGGTTCTTGTTCTTGCCTCCTTCTCTACATCATCGTTGGGTTCTCACAATTAACTACGACATCGAGTTCTCCGAAAAAGGTTAAGAAACTTAAAAGAACAAGAAGAAATATCATAAGCCTAGAATTGGCAAATAATGGATGTAATGTGTGTGTGTGTTTATATATATATATATTTTTTTTTTCTTTGTTTATAATTTGAATAAGCCACATTTTGCATCAATGGATTTGACGCATTGAATCATTGATGAAACTTCAACTTAAATAGTAGTTTTTTTTTTCTTTTTTTTTTTATAAAAAAAAATCCTTAGATAGAACATTGAAAGGTGATTTGGAGTGTGCAAATTCTAAAAGAAAACAAGATATAGACAAACGATATTATTACATGAAAATTAAGTGTCACGACAATATATAACAAAAATCTTAGAAACCTTTTAACATAAGCACCATGAAAGAGTTGATATTGATAAGAAGTGTATGAAAATTATGGATAAATCTTGTAGCATCAACTCTAGTACATAACAAAAAGGATATTAAAAAGATGTAACATTTTCAATTGGTAATTTTGAGAAACAAAATATTGACAATATTATCGATATATCGGACTTTGGTCATATAAAAAGTTCATGATCAAGTGAAAAATTAACAACTTGTGTCAATTCGTGTATTTCGAACCCCATAACTTATATAAAAAAAAAAAAAAACGACCGTGGACCTCAATATAACAGATTTACATGAAACTTAAATCTAGTGACCTGTCCTTCCTGTCATAGGTATTCGATAACGGTGCTTAATTTAAAATGTCTACATTTAAATTATATTTTTTTAATTAGTTAATCGTGTTAATTATGTATCTTCATTTGGTAGGATCGTATGAATTTCACACATTGTTACGTTAATATCTATAAGTTTATAACTCGAGTATGTAATCAGCACCATCTCGTAAATGACTTCAATATAAACCATATCTTTTCATGATGACAAGCTAGAAAAGAGTCTGATGATATGTTATCAGTCCATAACTCCGTATACAAAACTCGTCCAAATTCATATATCGATACATTAAAAAAGAAAGTAAAATTCATAATGAGAATGCGGTGGCATAGAAAAAATAAGGATTTGAAATTTGGGGGAGGGTAGGTCAAATACATCCAGGTGGACTAGATCTGAGTGAGATGCATAGCCTCCCAATAGACTAATATGTTAAAGCTGCATGTGAGACAAGTGTTTGAAGGGAGTGATAAGGCCTCGTTTGGTAAAAAGTAAAAAAAAGAAGAAGCCAAAGAACCAGTTTTTTATTTGCACAAAAAGTTACCAGAGATAGAGGGGTAGCCGAAAGAAACAAACAAACCCTAACAAAATTCTCCTATTTCCGCCCAGCCCGGATCTTTCGCAACCTTGTTTCAGACCATTTTTCTCTCCCCCAACACCCAAAAGTCTCTTATTATTATTAACTCTCTCCTCCCCTCTTCCCCATTTTTATATAACCCATCATCTTCTCTCTGATTCTCTTTCTATCTTTCTCTCCCTCCCAAAAAACCCACTTGAAGTTTCAGCTCTCTCGTCTCTCTCTCTCTCTGTAGCTTAAGAACCCAAATGGCTCTGCTGCATGCATTGCGTTTCTAGGACTTGCCTACTTTCATAAGTCACCTTCTGTGCCATCTTTAAAGCCCCAGCAGTAACCTCCAAGTGAGACTTTGCCTTTTAGCTTCGTGATTATCGTATAAACCCAGATGAGATTTCACTAGTCTATATAGTCTCTCTGTAACCGTCGAGTCTGTTTAATCAGCTTCAGTTTCACCACCTCAAGTGGGTGTTTGTTTTTACTTGCTTTCTCTAATGTGGTGATCCTGTGCATGCTTTGCTTCGTGCTTCAGATTTATTGCGAGGTGACGAAACAAGGGAAACTGAAAACCGAAACGCCCCCAAATTTGAATTTAAATACAAATGGCTCCGGCGACTAATTGGCTATCCTTCTCTTTAATGTCCCCCATGGAAATGTTGAGGTCCGCCTCCGAGTCTGAGTCTCCCTTCGCTCAGGCTTATGATACCTCGGCTGCTACTGTTCCCTCTCCTCAATACTACCTCGACAACTTCTACACCAACGGTAATGCTCACCGCCTCGAAATTTCACTCCATATCTCAATATGCAACTATGCAAACATATCTAGTTTGTTGCTGTGTTTGGTTTCATAAATTTTCAATGACCGACTCGAAGTTTTACTGAAGTTCAAAATCTAGATATTTTCCTGACAATAGTAAGAGGTTTCTGTTTCGGTTGATGAGGCAACAATCAATTTCTGCGAGCTCATCAACTGCATGTACGTAATAATCAAACAGACCCATTATTTGTGTTTGTGTTTGTTTATCTCAGGCTGGACGAACCCAAAAGCCGAAGTGTTCTACACGGAAGGGGAGGAAGAGCGGACCAAGCTTGCGAGCTTCATCGACCCACAAACCCAGAACCAGCCGATTCCCAAGCTCGAGGACTTTCTCGGCGACTCCATGGTGCGCTACGCCGACAGCCAGACCGAGACTCAGGACTCGTCGCTGACCCAAATCTACGACCAGGGCTCGGCCTACTTTGGCGACCAACAACACCACAACCAGGATCTCAAGGCGATTACTGGGTTCCAAGCCTTCTCGGCTAACTCGGGCTCCGAGGTGGAGGACTCGGCCTCCATGGCCAGGACTACTCAGCTGGCTTGCGCCGAGTTTACGGGTCACTCGGTTGAGTCGATTGGGAACGAGTTGGGTTTCTCTAGCTGTGGTGGTAGTGCTGCTGCTGGTGCTACTACCAACACAAGCAATGCTTTGTCACTTGGGGTGGCTAATACTACTGCTAATACTCAGAGCTCGAATCGTGAAAAGGCCATTGTTGCGGTGGAGAATGATAGCAATAAGAAAATATCTGATACTTTTGGGCAAAGGACTTCAATTTACAGAGGAGTTACTAGGTAATTAATTTTTCTTGTTTCTGGGTTTTTGCTTTCTACCTGGTTTTAATGTTCATGGTTCATTTGGGTTCTTCTTTTTTGGTTGAAGAATGTAAGAAATGAATGCATATACTAAGAATAATAATGAAGTACTGGGTCTTGGGCCTTTCAATGCTCCTCCTTGTTTGACCAAATTTTTTTTCTGGGTGTGATTTGATTAGTTTAATTTTCAAGGGAGAAAGATGAATGCATCAGTCTGATAGAGGAAGGTCATATTCATGCATGGTACAAAGAGTCTCTGACTGTGAAATATGAATTTTGTATTTGCTTAATTTGCTGCAGACATCGTTGGACGGGTAGATATGAAGCGCATCTCTGGGATAACAGCTGTAGAAGAGAGGGGCAGGCCAGGAAAGGACGTCAAGGTCTAACTCTCTCTCTCTACATCCCCTCTACATATCTCTCTTAAATTTGCATTATTCATTTGCAGAGTGAGAAATTATGAGACTTAGATTATTATGCACAGTACAAAATGATATACATAATGCATTGAGGGAGGACTGTAGCACTGAAAAGAAGCTTGCATGCAGTTTTCAAAGGCAGGGCCTTTAATAATGGGGGCGCTTGTAAGGGTTGCTTGGGGGTCCCTGGATTCAAATTTGCATACTTTTTCATTAGTCTAAAATGATTGATTGATGGTATCTAATTGGTACAATATGGTACATGATATTTTCTGCTCTCTGAGCTTTCTTTCTTCTCTTTACTTGCTTTCAATCACAGCTGATTTGATCAGATGGGCCGCCGTTTTGCCCTTATGTTTAAATTTGCAGTGCTTTGTTGTCTGGTCTTTGTCCATTGGCCTGAGCTAAATAGATTATTAGACTCTGGATTTGTGAAATGACAAGATTGGCAAACCACATCCTGAATTTGCAGAGACCTCGATGAAACTTGGTCTTGTGAAAACTTGGCTTTTACTTTTGCTTTTGCTTTCTCTCTGCAACAAGTTCTTAGGGGTTTGACCAGAGCACCCACTTCTAAATTTTTATCATAAATATATACACGCAGCTTCCCTTTATTATCTCCTAAACTTGTTAGATAGTGACTTTGCTGGACTGTAGCCTGGTAAAAGTTAGCTAGCTGCTAGATTCTGGGCCACCCATGAACCTCAGAATCTCATGTGCAGCAGCCAGCATATATACCTATGGATAGTGATGAAACAAATTTGGTGGGAAAACAATTTGATGGTCTGACAAAGTTGAATGAATTTGGAAGCTTGTACCTTGGACAAAATTAATGAAAATTCTATAGTTCTTACACCTCCGGAGTTCGTAATCGTGTTTTGAACTCTAGAGTCGATAGCCGTTAGATTAGACGATATTTGCTTGCGATGTCCTGTTTTTGATGCCTGAGATATTTGCTTGTGCATATAGTTATCTAATGCAAAAATGTAACAGGTTATTGGGGACCATATCACTATTTTAGCTAACTATCACATTCAGAGAGCACATGTTTCTTAGTTTAATCGTCGGGATTATTATATCAAGTGACTTCTGTACTAAGCAGAAAAAATTGAGTACTATAGCTGATGCTGTAATCTTGTTTTACCTTTTGCATAAAATGTGGGATTGTGGAAATCTTGCTGTCACTCAACAACTGATTCTGATCTACAGTTTACTTGGGTAAGACTTTAACCAATTTGTTTTTGTTTTTCCTTAGTACAGGAAAAGTTCAGTTCTCACAGTTGTTACTTTCATTAACAGAACGATTTATAATGAAAATTCTGTAATTTTCAGGTGGATATGACATGGAAGATAAGGCAGCAAGGGCTTATGATTTGGCTGCTCTGAAATACTGGGGACCTACTGCAACTACCAACTTTCCTGTAATATACATACCAGATTAATTTTAAAACTAGTACACCAATTTGGTATCTGACTTGTCATGAAGTTCGACAACTTAGCTGATTGTTTTTATGTTATCAGATTTCAACTTACAGCAAAGAACTGGAAGACATGAAGCTGGTGACCAAGCAAGAATTCATTGCTTCCCTCAGAAGGTTTGCTCAGCCCCTATAGCATCTTGTTTCTAAAATACTATTAGTCTGTTATGCGGTGGGTTCAGCAGGTTTTTCCATTGTTTTACTTGCAGGAAAAGTAGTGGTTTTTCAAGGGGAGCTTCTATGTACAGAGGTGTAACAAGGTCGGTGCTTTGATGTTCAATTGATTTGTTGATCATTCCTATCCAAGAATGTCTTGTGCATTACTTTCCAGCTTCGTAGTAAAGGTTTACTCATTTGCTATGTGATTTGTCCTTGCAGGCATCATCAACAAGGTCGCTGGCAAGCAAGAATCGGCCGTGTTGCTGGGAACAAAGACCTTTACCTAGGGACATTTGGTAAAAATTCTGAATTTATATTAGGAGTCGTAGTGTCTTTCAAATTAATGACTATTTCCTCTAAAAGAAATCAAATGCACATTTTGATTGTGTCATCACATTTTATAACTGGTGGTAGCCACTGAAGAGGA encodes:
- the LOC101302589 gene encoding AP2-like ethylene-responsive transcription factor AIL6-like, yielding MEMLRSASESESPFAQAYDTSAATVPSPQYYLDNFYTNGWTNPKAEVFYTEGEEERTKLASFIDPQTQNQPIPKLEDFLGDSMVRYADSQTETQDSSLTQIYDQGSAYFGDQQHHNQDLKAITGFQAFSANSGSEVEDSASMARTTQLACAEFTGHSVESIGNELGFSSCGGSAAAGATTNTSNALSLGVANTTANTQSSNREKAIVAVENDSNKKISDTFGQRTSIYRGVTRHRWTGRYEAHLWDNSCRREGQARKGRQGGYDMEDKAARAYDLAALKYWGPTATTNFPISTYSKELEDMKLVTKQEFIASLRRKSSGFSRGASMYRGVTRHHQQGRWQARIGRVAGNKDLYLGTFATEEEAAEAYDIAAIKFRGINAVTNFEMNRYDVEAISKSSLPVGSSAKRLKISLESEEQKSSVNNRDLHQQQNSQCSSGSNSNTINFANSMAQPIQTIPCGIPYDHAAAFYHHNLLQQFQSYNYYGTTSDSSAVSQPNIATSQMTMAMMPQQQEQQQPAEFFLWPQYQTHQS